The following proteins are encoded in a genomic region of Deinococcus cellulosilyticus NBRC 106333 = KACC 11606:
- a CDS encoding non-ribosomal peptide synthetase codes for MIHSADPSGGVVSFSLTEAQFEVWIAQLIDPHSPRYNCAAYLDIPALVNLEQLEQAIRLTLQETEVLRVRFETSGNAEVKQVLMPVPEQVLECIDLRNHPDAVPHMHTLMRQDLGTVQPLQGGQLLRQVFFQLPGNRGVFYLRYHHILMDGFGQSVYWKRISEHYTALMQGVEAPPSAAVGLQDILQEEQQYLQSSSAEKDQQFWEKAFSEPPEPVFLSESTALEARGLLRQVTRCAPEQLEHLRELVQQGKTRWSAVALAATAIYLYRITGHPDVVLSLPLPARMGRSSMATPVMLTNTLPLQLSLSPDLSVQDVLSLIGIQLGKVLRHQRFRGEKLQRMLGPATAGTVTVNVVSFDHALEWGGVPVQAHYLSSGPVQDLLIGFYGQSDASELQVYFDANPARHSSAALQDHQKHLMQVFSSLIQADLHTPISALQLLLPEEKQQLQAWHDTQVPYDLSRPLQDLLDAQATRTPSQVALTSASRSLTYQEVKRESDKLAAHLQNLGVRPGDLVGICQSRSVEMVLSLVATLKAGAAFLPLDPEFPESRLQDLLDDAGAKWVLVDGTAAWNPQSETVQVFKVQDLLSGLPEATPEPRSTPGSAAYVLYTSGSTGKPKGVVVPHRGLVNRLLWMQDAYLLSEEDCVLQKTPFTFDVSMWEFFWPLMTGARLHVLEPTAHRDPRRLAQVMQHEKITTLHFVPPMLDVFLQENASMAFPHLKRVVCSGEALRPETVGQFFEKFDSQQVGLYNLYGPTEASIDVTAWTCTPQDASRGVPIGFPVSNTRIYILDATGQELPPGRVGELYLAGVQVATGYLHREDLTRERFLPDPWNRGQRMYRTGDLGRRRQDGAIEYLGRIDHQVKIRGLRIEPAEVDSVLLSLPGVTQALTVVQRDAQNPRLVSYVTLQEGMHLEESDLLHHTSRHLPAYMVPSSVMALEHFPMLSNGKIDRKALPMQGIRESRPTEVLTEHQQQVAQAWEQVLGIHPALQDSFFGLGGDSLTSIRLRSVLERQGLTFELRDLFTHPTLQEMADRVVPLQRQQQKTLAPFALLSAADRARLPEGLQDAYPVSTMQRGMLFQAEKAPDSGVYRVVTSVQVKSVLNLEALKKAIQDTTARHPILRSSFDLSSFSVPVQMVHSHVVVPIHVDPSLQDLTDVGQQQALESWMAQAKTSVFDVTQAPLMHFTVHLRSERGFQLSVVEHHVILDGWSDAAMLDEILTRYQACLEGQDLWLPELPCSYRDFVGLEREALKDPSSRAYWSEKLSGAESTPLPRVSQMQKVKHQAFEVPLSAHLAAGLQELARKNRWSLKSVLAAAHLAVLRVVCASSRVLTGLVVHGRPESEGGDSVLGVFLNTLPLHIETGHLTFREAIEEVQHFEQEAWPHRRFPIGEMQRDLDTPFELDSYLNFIDFHDHLHASKHPLIAGGMGVAETDFPMAVNFLMDPTLGQLRAWLDCNVGMLDEDFCHRLCGYYRVALEALIRDPEQHIDQLDLLDRSERLQLQMWNSTAVSHDRTTTIHRLIEQQVERTPDRVAVTSRFESLSYRELNLRANQLAHELITLGAGPGHKVGVYLRRSTEMVVALLGILKAGAAYVPLDPSFPRNRLEFIVQDAGMTFLLTDQTCPMALSGRVKQVLRVHDLLSSPEEEDLPNPQDRAVPQDTAYVIYTSGSTGLPKGTILRHENVTNFFVGMQGTVGCTEADTLLAVTSISFDISVLELLWPLTCGAHVVVAGEQLIQRLLPPPEPRVQAPAFSLFFFAAATRDEDRQEGYRLVLEAARFADTHGFEAIWTPERHFHDFGGLYPNPSVMSAALSTLTRQVKLRSGSVVAPLHDPVRLAEEWSLVDNLSGGRVGLAFASGWNANDFALAPENYASRKQVMEQHLEEFRTLWAGKTVQRTSGRGENIEVRIYPTPVQKDVEVWFTSSGAVETFRRAGRAGVNVLTHLLGQDLQELQDKIQAYREARREAGFTTPGKVTLMIHTFLHEDAEEARRIAREPFKNYLRTSTELWSQLFASMGIDFQGGVNPEDLEDVLDLAVDRYFERSGLFGSALSVAPLVQELVAAGVNELACLIDFGVPTDQALEGLRTLNELREQQIQQEKDAPHSFAALCDRHQVTMFQSTPSFLSAVVAEPQALSALKGTRAVLVGGEAFPSGLAHRLMDALEGTRICNMYGPTETTIWSTVHELGAKDLQSSSIPIGSPIANTQVHVLDAQGRELPADVPGELWIGGEGVASGYLNREELTREKFVLRPGSTTPLYRTGDRVRWRKDGVLEFAGRVDRQVKIRGHRVEPDEVESVLSRHPGVESVAVIASDQGNGLELLAFVTENAHQVQPALEDAVVDRWSEVWEAAYAENGVDREPDFSGWKSSYTDLPIPEGEMQEWLGHTLQRLQNLSPRRMLEVGVGVGLILQGMLPHVEHYRGLDVSQSALTRALLGVKLRGEDPRKVNLHLGDARTLGRFASGEVDTVVFNSVVQYFPSAHYLRDALQAAWDVLPDTGTLFVGDVRHLHWLEAFHASVECHRADLLTPVGEIARKVKRRVQEEQELCLAPGFFQNMLSGLGAGDVRLELKRGHFENELTVFRFDATLRKTPGEPITTTSCKYEDLTQLEQALQQKPDAALHITGIPNRRLVRPLKLAELLHTLPADTTLWEVERLLWSHEVWQALDPEALFSVAEAQGRTVQVLLSADGSLDTFEAVFGPSQKVSSNAEPLDSHAMELRP; via the coding sequence CTGCGGCTGTGGGGCTGCAGGACATTCTGCAGGAAGAACAGCAGTACCTGCAGTCCAGCTCAGCCGAGAAAGACCAGCAGTTCTGGGAAAAGGCATTCTCTGAACCCCCTGAGCCTGTGTTTCTCTCAGAGAGCACTGCTCTGGAGGCCAGAGGGCTTCTGCGGCAGGTGACCCGTTGCGCGCCTGAGCAGCTGGAGCACCTGAGAGAACTCGTGCAGCAGGGGAAAACCCGCTGGTCTGCGGTGGCCCTGGCTGCAACAGCCATTTACCTGTACCGGATCACCGGGCACCCGGATGTGGTTCTTTCCCTGCCCCTCCCGGCACGGATGGGTCGCAGCAGCATGGCCACTCCAGTGATGCTCACCAACACCCTGCCTTTGCAGCTCAGCCTCAGCCCGGACTTGAGCGTGCAGGACGTGCTTTCACTGATCGGAATTCAACTCGGAAAGGTGCTGCGTCACCAGAGGTTCAGGGGAGAGAAACTCCAGCGCATGCTCGGACCCGCCACGGCGGGCACCGTCACGGTGAATGTGGTCTCTTTTGACCATGCACTGGAGTGGGGCGGGGTGCCTGTGCAGGCCCACTACCTGTCCTCCGGCCCGGTGCAGGACCTGCTGATCGGGTTTTATGGCCAGAGCGACGCCTCGGAACTGCAGGTGTACTTCGACGCCAACCCGGCCCGTCACTCGTCTGCCGCTCTGCAGGACCACCAGAAGCACCTGATGCAGGTGTTTTCCAGCCTGATTCAGGCGGACCTTCACACCCCGATTTCAGCGCTGCAACTGCTGCTGCCTGAAGAAAAACAGCAACTGCAAGCGTGGCATGACACTCAGGTTCCTTATGACCTGTCGAGGCCCTTGCAGGACCTGCTCGATGCTCAGGCAACCCGCACTCCCTCGCAGGTCGCCCTGACCTCGGCTTCCCGTTCCCTGACGTACCAGGAGGTGAAAAGGGAAAGCGACAAACTCGCCGCCCACCTGCAGAACCTGGGGGTCCGGCCCGGCGATCTGGTGGGCATCTGCCAGTCCCGTTCGGTGGAGATGGTGCTCAGTCTGGTTGCCACCCTCAAAGCAGGAGCGGCCTTTCTGCCCCTGGACCCTGAATTTCCGGAAAGCCGCCTGCAGGACCTGCTGGACGATGCGGGAGCGAAGTGGGTGCTGGTGGACGGGACGGCAGCCTGGAACCCGCAATCGGAAACAGTGCAGGTCTTCAAAGTGCAGGACCTGCTGTCCGGTCTGCCTGAGGCCACCCCAGAGCCGCGCAGCACCCCGGGAAGTGCCGCCTATGTGCTGTACACGTCCGGGTCCACCGGGAAACCCAAAGGGGTGGTGGTCCCGCACCGGGGATTGGTGAACCGCCTGCTGTGGATGCAAGACGCCTACCTGCTCTCAGAAGAGGACTGCGTGCTGCAGAAAACCCCCTTCACTTTTGATGTGTCGATGTGGGAGTTCTTCTGGCCCCTGATGACCGGAGCACGGCTGCACGTGCTGGAGCCCACAGCCCACCGGGACCCCAGAAGGCTTGCGCAGGTGATGCAACACGAAAAAATCACCACCCTGCATTTTGTTCCTCCCATGCTCGATGTCTTTCTGCAGGAAAACGCCAGCATGGCCTTTCCCCACCTGAAACGGGTGGTGTGCAGTGGGGAGGCGCTCAGGCCAGAAACCGTCGGGCAGTTCTTTGAAAAGTTTGATTCCCAGCAGGTGGGCCTTTACAACCTCTACGGGCCCACCGAGGCTTCCATTGATGTGACCGCCTGGACCTGCACCCCGCAGGACGCCTCCAGGGGGGTGCCCATTGGTTTCCCGGTGTCCAACACCCGCATTTACATCTTGGACGCCACCGGGCAGGAACTTCCACCTGGACGGGTGGGAGAACTTTATCTTGCCGGGGTGCAGGTGGCGACAGGATACCTGCACCGGGAGGACCTCACCCGGGAGCGTTTCCTGCCAGACCCCTGGAACAGGGGGCAGAGGATGTACCGCACAGGAGACCTCGGACGCAGACGCCAGGATGGGGCCATCGAGTACCTGGGGCGCATCGACCACCAGGTGAAAATCCGGGGGCTTCGCATTGAACCCGCAGAAGTCGATTCGGTGCTGCTGTCCCTGCCCGGGGTGACCCAGGCCCTCACGGTGGTGCAGAGGGACGCCCAGAATCCCCGACTGGTCTCTTATGTCACCTTGCAGGAGGGGATGCATCTTGAAGAGTCAGACCTGCTGCATCACACCTCCCGGCATCTGCCTGCCTACATGGTGCCCTCCTCGGTGATGGCGCTGGAACACTTCCCCATGCTGTCAAACGGCAAAATCGACCGCAAAGCCCTTCCGATGCAGGGGATAAGGGAATCCCGGCCCACAGAGGTTCTCACCGAACACCAGCAACAGGTGGCGCAGGCCTGGGAGCAGGTTCTGGGCATTCATCCCGCTTTGCAGGATTCATTTTTTGGGCTGGGTGGGGACTCCTTGACCAGCATCCGCCTGCGCAGTGTGCTGGAAAGGCAGGGGCTGACCTTTGAGTTGCGGGACCTTTTCACCCATCCCACCCTGCAGGAGATGGCAGACCGGGTGGTGCCCTTGCAACGCCAGCAGCAGAAAACCCTTGCCCCATTTGCCCTGCTTTCTGCTGCCGACCGTGCCCGCTTGCCTGAAGGGCTGCAGGACGCCTACCCGGTCAGCACCATGCAGCGCGGGATGCTCTTTCAGGCCGAAAAAGCCCCGGATTCCGGGGTGTACCGGGTGGTCACCAGTGTGCAGGTGAAATCTGTCCTGAACCTGGAAGCCCTGAAAAAGGCCATTCAGGACACCACGGCACGCCACCCCATCTTGCGCAGCAGTTTTGACCTGAGTTCTTTCTCGGTGCCTGTGCAGATGGTTCATTCGCATGTGGTGGTGCCCATTCATGTCGACCCTTCACTGCAGGACCTCACCGATGTGGGGCAGCAACAGGCCCTGGAAAGCTGGATGGCACAGGCCAAAACCTCGGTCTTTGATGTGACGCAGGCCCCCCTGATGCATTTCACCGTGCACCTGCGTTCGGAAAGGGGGTTTCAACTCTCGGTGGTAGAACACCACGTGATTCTGGATGGCTGGAGCGACGCCGCCATGCTGGACGAAATCCTCACCCGCTATCAGGCCTGCCTTGAAGGACAGGACCTGTGGCTGCCCGAGCTTCCCTGCAGCTACCGGGATTTTGTGGGGCTGGAACGGGAAGCCCTCAAAGACCCCTCCTCCAGGGCGTACTGGTCTGAGAAACTGTCAGGTGCAGAAAGCACCCCGCTGCCCCGTGTGAGCCAGATGCAGAAGGTGAAACATCAGGCCTTTGAGGTTCCCCTCTCTGCACATCTCGCTGCAGGTTTGCAGGAACTTGCCCGCAAAAACCGCTGGTCCCTGAAAAGCGTGCTGGCTGCAGCACACCTGGCGGTTTTGCGCGTGGTGTGCGCCAGCAGCAGGGTGCTCACGGGTCTGGTGGTGCACGGCAGACCGGAAAGTGAAGGCGGGGACAGCGTGCTCGGGGTGTTCCTCAACACCCTTCCCCTGCACATCGAAACCGGCCATCTGACTTTCCGGGAGGCCATTGAGGAGGTGCAGCACTTCGAACAGGAAGCCTGGCCCCACCGCCGCTTTCCGATCGGTGAAATGCAAAGGGACCTGGACACGCCTTTCGAGCTGGACAGCTACCTGAATTTCATTGATTTCCATGACCACCTGCACGCCAGCAAACACCCGCTGATTGCAGGCGGGATGGGTGTGGCAGAGACCGATTTCCCAATGGCCGTGAATTTCCTGATGGACCCCACCCTGGGGCAACTCCGGGCCTGGCTGGATTGCAATGTGGGGATGCTGGATGAGGATTTCTGCCACAGGCTCTGCGGGTATTACCGCGTTGCCCTGGAGGCCCTGATCCGCGACCCTGAACAGCACATCGACCAGCTGGATCTGCTGGACCGCAGTGAGCGCCTGCAGTTGCAAATGTGGAACAGCACTGCAGTGTCCCATGACCGCACAACCACCATCCACAGGCTGATCGAGCAGCAGGTGGAGAGAACCCCGGATCGGGTGGCGGTGACCAGCCGTTTTGAATCGCTCAGTTACCGGGAACTGAACCTCAGGGCCAACCAGCTTGCTCATGAACTCATCACTCTGGGGGCAGGTCCGGGACACAAGGTGGGGGTGTACCTGCGCCGCAGCACCGAGATGGTGGTGGCCCTGCTGGGCATCTTGAAGGCAGGGGCAGCTTATGTTCCCCTTGACCCCTCCTTCCCCAGAAACCGACTGGAATTCATCGTGCAGGATGCTGGCATGACCTTCCTGCTGACCGACCAGACCTGCCCGATGGCCCTCTCTGGCCGGGTGAAACAGGTGCTCAGGGTGCATGACCTGCTGTCCTCTCCAGAAGAAGAAGACCTGCCCAATCCGCAGGACCGTGCTGTCCCCCAGGACACCGCCTACGTGATCTACACCTCGGGCTCCACCGGGCTCCCCAAAGGCACCATCCTGCGCCATGAGAACGTCACCAACTTCTTTGTCGGGATGCAAGGCACGGTGGGCTGCACCGAAGCAGACACCTTGCTTGCCGTCACCAGCATTTCCTTTGACATCTCCGTGCTGGAACTGCTGTGGCCCCTGACTTGCGGTGCCCATGTGGTCGTTGCTGGAGAGCAGTTGATCCAGCGACTGCTGCCCCCGCCTGAACCCCGGGTGCAGGCCCCTGCATTCAGCCTGTTTTTCTTCGCCGCAGCCACCCGTGATGAGGACCGGCAAGAAGGCTACCGTCTGGTGCTGGAAGCTGCCCGCTTTGCCGACACCCACGGCTTCGAAGCGATCTGGACCCCCGAGCGGCACTTTCATGATTTCGGGGGCCTTTACCCCAACCCCAGCGTGATGTCGGCGGCCCTTTCCACCCTCACCCGTCAGGTCAAATTGCGCTCGGGCAGTGTGGTGGCCCCCCTGCATGATCCAGTGCGCCTCGCTGAAGAGTGGTCATTGGTGGACAACCTCTCCGGGGGACGTGTGGGTCTGGCTTTTGCGTCCGGCTGGAACGCCAATGATTTTGCCCTGGCTCCTGAAAATTACGCCTCGCGCAAGCAGGTCATGGAGCAGCACCTTGAGGAATTCCGCACCCTGTGGGCCGGAAAAACCGTGCAGCGCACCAGTGGACGCGGGGAGAACATTGAAGTCAGGATCTACCCCACCCCGGTGCAGAAAGACGTTGAGGTGTGGTTCACCTCCTCGGGGGCGGTGGAGACCTTCCGACGGGCAGGTCGTGCCGGAGTGAATGTGCTGACCCACCTGCTCGGGCAGGACCTGCAAGAACTGCAGGACAAGATCCAGGCGTACCGGGAGGCCCGCAGGGAAGCCGGTTTCACCACACCCGGCAAGGTCACCCTGATGATCCACACCTTCTTGCATGAGGACGCAGAGGAGGCCCGGCGCATTGCCCGGGAACCCTTCAAGAATTACCTGCGCACCTCCACCGAACTGTGGAGCCAGCTCTTTGCCAGCATGGGCATCGACTTTCAGGGTGGGGTGAACCCAGAAGACCTGGAAGATGTGCTGGACCTCGCTGTGGACCGCTACTTCGAGCGTTCCGGTCTGTTCGGGTCTGCCCTTTCGGTGGCCCCTCTGGTGCAGGAACTGGTGGCTGCCGGGGTGAATGAACTGGCCTGCCTGATCGACTTCGGGGTGCCCACCGATCAGGCCCTGGAAGGCCTGCGCACCCTGAACGAACTGCGGGAGCAGCAGATCCAGCAGGAAAAGGACGCACCACACTCTTTTGCTGCGCTGTGCGATCGCCATCAGGTGACGATGTTCCAGAGCACCCCCAGTTTCCTGTCTGCAGTGGTCGCTGAACCCCAGGCCCTGTCGGCCCTGAAGGGCACCCGCGCCGTGCTGGTGGGTGGGGAAGCATTCCCTTCTGGCCTTGCACACCGCCTGATGGACGCCCTTGAGGGGACCCGCATCTGCAACATGTACGGCCCCACCGAAACCACCATCTGGTCCACCGTGCACGAGCTCGGTGCGAAAGACCTGCAGTCCAGCAGCATTCCCATCGGCAGCCCCATCGCCAACACCCAGGTGCACGTGCTGGACGCCCAGGGCCGGGAACTTCCCGCAGATGTGCCGGGAGAACTGTGGATTGGTGGGGAGGGCGTGGCCAGCGGTTACCTCAACCGGGAAGAACTGACCCGCGAGAAATTCGTGCTCAGACCTGGCAGCACCACCCCGCTGTACCGCACGGGAGACCGGGTGCGCTGGCGCAAGGATGGGGTGCTGGAGTTCGCCGGGCGGGTGGACCGTCAGGTGAAAATCCGGGGTCACCGGGTGGAGCCTGACGAGGTGGAAAGCGTGCTGTCCCGTCATCCTGGTGTGGAGTCCGTCGCTGTCATTGCCAGCGACCAGGGGAATGGCCTCGAACTGCTGGCCTTCGTCACCGAGAATGCCCATCAGGTTCAGCCTGCACTGGAAGATGCCGTGGTGGACCGCTGGAGTGAGGTGTGGGAAGCCGCCTACGCCGAAAACGGGGTGGACCGGGAACCGGACTTCTCCGGCTGGAAGAGCAGCTACACCGACCTCCCCATCCCTGAAGGAGAAATGCAGGAATGGCTCGGGCACACCCTGCAACGCCTGCAGAACCTCTCTCCACGCCGGATGCTGGAAGTGGGTGTGGGGGTGGGCCTGATCCTGCAGGGGATGCTGCCCCACGTTGAGCACTACCGGGGCCTGGATGTGTCCCAGTCTGCCCTCACCCGTGCCCTGCTCGGGGTGAAACTGCGCGGAGAGGACCCCCGGAAAGTGAACCTGCACCTCGGGGATGCCCGCACCCTGGGCCGCTTTGCCTCCGGAGAGGTGGACACCGTGGTCTTCAACTCGGTGGTGCAGTATTTTCCCTCTGCACACTACCTGCGAGATGCCCTGCAGGCCGCCTGGGATGTGCTGCCAGACACCGGGACCCTCTTTGTGGGAGATGTGCGCCACCTGCACTGGCTGGAAGCCTTCCACGCTTCGGTGGAATGTCACCGGGCAGACCTGCTCACCCCAGTGGGGGAAATCGCCCGCAAGGTCAAACGCCGGGTGCAGGAGGAGCAGGAACTGTGCCTCGCCCCCGGATTCTTCCAGAACATGCTTTCCGGGCTCGGTGCAGGGGATGTGCGTCTGGAACTCAAACGGGGCCACTTCGAGAACGAGCTGACTGTTTTCCGCTTCGATGCGACGTTGCGCAAAACCCCGGGTGAGCCCATCACCACAACCTCCTGCAAATATGAGGATCTGACCCAGCTGGAACAGGCCTTGCAGCAAAAGCCGGACGCTGCCCTGCACATCACCGGAATTCCCAACCGCAGGCTGGTTCGCCCCCTGAAACTGGCTGAGTTGCTGCACACCCTTCCCGCCGACACCACCCTGTGGGAAGTGGAACGGCTGCTCTGGTCCCATGAAGTCTGGCAGGCCCTTGATCCAGAAGCCCTGTTCTCTGTGGCAGAAGCCCAGGGGCGCACCGTGCAGGTGCTGCTGTCCGCAGATGGCTCTCTCGACACTTTCGAAGCGGTGTTTGGGCCCAGCCAAAAGGTGTCTTCAAATGCAGAACCCCTTGATTCACACGCAATGGAGCTCAGACCATGA